The genomic region GAACTCGTTGGCGTGGGAGGCTCCGTAAAAGGTTATGAGGTCCAAAGCATTGAGCCCAAAAAAGTCATTGTAAAGAAATCCGGAAAGATATATACTTTGTTTTTAGGGAGGTAACTGCTAAGTGGCAAACAAGCTCCTGTCCGGGTACCTGGCAGCCGTTATGCTAGTTGCTCTCGGCATATTTACTCCCTCCGTCTGTCAGGAACCTGTGGCGCAGCCGCTTCTTCCGATAAACGGGACAAAGCTCTCCCTTAACCTCAAGGATGCCCCGATCAGCTCGGTGCTTTCGGCCCTGGGACAGGAGGCCGGGCTCAATATAGTCACTGGAAAAAATATAACGGGCAAGGTCACGATCTCCTTAAAGGATGTGACCGCCTCCGAAGCCCTCTTTTCCATAATAAAAGCTTCCGGGCTCATTGCAAAAAAAGAAGGCGACATCATCAGGATAAATGCTCCCTATGAGCCTTCCTTGGGAGATGTAATAGCCAAAGAAAAGGGAGTGATAACCAAGACCTTTGTATCTAATTTTCTTTCGGCTGACGATGTAAGGGAAACGCTCAACAAACTCGGATATGAAGACACAAAGGTTATCTCCACCAAAGGCTCCAACATCATTGTCGTGGAAAGTTCAGCAAAGAATATAGCCAAGGTCTCGGGCATCATAAAGAAGCTGACGGCCACTCCTAACCAGGTGCTGGTAGAATCCCGCATAATGGAGATAACAGCCGGCAACGCGGCCACTCCTTCCACTCTGGGAATAAAAGGAAAATACACCGGCTCCACTTATACCGTCCAAACCGAAGGCACCGCCAACCCTGCCGCAGTCGGGGTCCCCGGGTTTTACGCGCATGTGGTCAGGGGAAATGCCGAGGCCTACCTGCAGGCACTAGAGAACAAAGAAGGCTTTAACATGCTGGCCAATCCCAAGGTGATAGCGGTCAACGAAAAGCCCGCCAGCATAATAAGCGGATCAAAGCTGGGATATAAGACCTCGATAACCACACAGACCGGCACCATCCAGAACGTCGATTACCTTGAGGTGGGAACCAAACTGGAGTTTACCCCCTACATTTCAAGCGACGGCTCAATAAAGATGGAGATCCATCCCGAGGTAAGCGAGGGCTCTATCACCACCGACGGCCTTCCGCAAAAGAACACGACCGAGGCCACAACTACCGTGATAGTTAGGGATGGGGAAACTATTATAATCGGCGGGCTTATCAAAAACAAGAGCAAAGAAACTTCCAGCGGGGTCCCCATTTTAATGGACATCCCCTTTATAGGGAACTTCTTCAAGAAGAAAGAACTTCTTTGGGAAAAGAAAGAGATCATCGCCATGCTGACGCCTCACCTCATAACCCCGAAAAAGATGAAAGAAATGGGGGCCGAGGTCGAGCGCATGTCGCGCCAGCAGACCGAAGCCAGGACTGGCGAGGAACCGGATGTCTGGTGGTGGCTTAAGTAATTCCTTCTAGAGCGAGTATTCTATCAGCGAGCTGGTATAGGGGTCTTTGGGACAATTGAGCAGATCTGCAGTTCTTCCTTCTTCTATCAGTTTTCCGCTCTTCATGACGGCTATCCTTGTGCAGAAGTCCTTTGCAAGGGCAATATCATGAGTGATGAACAGGTATGTCAGGCTGTTCTTTTTCTTAAGGTCCAGCAGCAGATCTATCACGGTCTTCTGCACTTCAAGATCAAGAGATGATACCGGCTCGTCCAGAACCAGCAGACGGGGCTCTGTCAGCAGTGCTCTGGCTATGCAGGCCCTCTGGCACTGGCCGCCGGAAAGCTCATGCGGATATCTGTGATACAACCCTGTGTCAAGCCCTACCTCCGTCAGTTTATTTGCGACCGCCCGTCTATGGGATGCAGAGGATGCTTTGTTGTGAATAATTAGGGCTTCCATAAGGGAGTCCCCTATCTTTATCCTCGGGTCAAGGCTGGAGACAGGCTCCTGAAAGATCATCTGTATATTATCCCTGAAACGCCTTATATCCCTTGCCCCTTCAAAAAGAACTTCGCCTTTGTCAACTTCAATGAGGCGGCAGGCTGCTCTTGCAAGGGTGGTTTTCCCGCTCCCCGACTCCCCTATTATCCCCAGGACTTCACCTTCTTCAACCTTAAGGCTGATGCCATCAAGGGCTCTGCTGCCTTTAAATTCCTTTGTTATATTCCTTAGTTCAAGCATTTCCCGTCCTTCATTTCGTAAATGCGGCTGCAATGCCTGGCAAGCAGAGGCCTGTTATGGGAGATCAAAAGAACGGACAAACCTTCTTTTGTCCTTAATTCTTCCAGCAGCAGCATAATATGGCGCTGGCTAATAACATCCAGCGCGCTGGTTATCTCGTCGGCTATCAGATAGCGCGCGCCGCAAAGCACTGCCATGGCTATCATCACTCTTTGCCTCATTCCTCCGGAAAGCTCGTGGGCATAGCTTGCGTACCTCTTTGCCGGATCATTTATCTTTACCTTTGCCAGCGCCTCAACCGCCCTTTCTTTTGCCTCTTTTCTTCCCATGGAAAAATGATGCCTGAGGCATTCGGAAAGCTGGTCCCCGATGGTCAAGACCGGATTAAGAGTTGTGAACGGGTCCTGAAAGACCATCGAGATGCTTTTTCCCCTAAGCTGCCTGATCTCCTCTTTTGGAAGGCCAAGCAGTTGCCTGCCGTCCAGTTTTATGCTTCCCTTTACTATCTTTCCGGGAGGCTCTATAAGCTGCATAAGGGAAAGACCCAGAGTACTTTTGCCGCAGCCCGAGGCTCCCGATAGGCCGACCATCTGCCCTTTTCCTAAAGAAAGGCTGGCCCCGTCTAGGGCTTTTACTGTCTCATTGTCGGAATAATAGTAAGTTGCAAGTCCTCTTATTTCCAGCATCCCTTAGTTTTCCTTGGGGTCCGAGGCCCCTCTTATCCCTTCTCCGACAAAATAGATCGACAATACTGTCATAAAGATGAAGAGACCCGGCACCAGCGCCATCCATGGTGCAAGGCGCAGGTAGGCCTGCGAATCCTGGAGCATGTTGCCCCAGGAAGCATACGGCGGCTGGACCCCCATCCCGAGAAAGCTCAGGGCTGATTCGGTAAGGATGGCCCCCGCCATGCCCAGAGTTGCCGCCACAGTAACCGGAGCAAATGAGTTCGGAAGAATATGTTTGAAGATGATCCTTATGTCGGATGAGCCAAGACAGCGCAGGGCCTCCACAAAAGGCCTTTCCTTGACCGAAAGGAACTCGCCCCTTACCAGCCTTGCCACACCCATCCAGGATGTAAGTCCTATTACTATCATTACATTATAGATATTAGGCGAGAGAACGGCCTGAACGGCAAGGATGAGAAAGATGGAAGGAAAAGCCAGCATCACATCCACAGATCTCATTATCACAGAATCCGCCGCCCCTCCGTAATAGCCCGCCAATGCGCCCAGCAGGGACCCGATAAGGACAGAGATCGATACCGCGACAAATCCAATGGTAAGTGAAACCCTGGCGCCGAACAGGATACGGCTAAATATGTCCCTTCCGTAATCATCCGTACCCAGCAAATGCGCGGCGGATGGCGCCTCCAGCGCCGTATTTCCGAGTTCGTTTGGATCATAAGGGGACAGCGCCGGGGCAAAAGCAGCCGCCAGGGCCATGAACAAAAGTATGGCGGCGCCAAACAGGGCCAGTTTATTTTTTTTGAACTTTTTCATATCTTATCCTTGGATCAGCCAGGGCATAGCAGACATCCGCCAAAAGATTTCCTATCACTATCAAAAAAGCCGAGAACATGACAACCCCCATAATCACGGGGTAATTGCGCGAAAAGACAGCGGCCACACCAAGCCGGCCCATCCCCGGCCAGGCAAAGATGGTTTCAACTATAAAAGCCCCCCCAAAGAGTTCCGGCAGGCTTAGTCCTATCAAAGTTATCAGAGGAAGCAGAGCGTTCCTGAGGGCATGTTTAAATATAACTGTCCTTTCAAAAAGCCCTCTTGCCCTTGCAGCTTTTATATAGTTTTGTGAAAGAGCCTCCAGCATGCTGGAGCGCACATACCTGGTTATCCCGGCAAGAGCGACGATCACCATTGTTGCAACAGGAAGCGCCATGTGCAAGGCAACATCTATGGCGCTTTTTAAAAATGAAGGGGTTTGAAGCGAGGGATCATACATTCCTCCCGCCGGAAGCAGGTTGAGTTTGACCGAAAAAAGCAGCATCAGCATCAGCGCCAGCCAAAAGGACGGGATAGACATTCCAGCAAAAGAAATAACGGTCACAAGGTTATCGAACCAGCCCTTCTTCTTCGCCGCGGAAAGGACCCCCAGAGGCACGGCTATTAAAAGCGTTACCGCAAAAGAAGTCCCCATGAGCAGAAGAGTCGCCGGCAGTCTCTCGGCTATCACCGCCGACACAGGCCTGTTGAGCATGTATGCCGTGCCAAAGTCAAATCTTATCGCGTGCCAGAGCCAGTAAAAATACTGCACTATCAAAGGCCTGTCCAGTCCCCAGTTCTGTCTAAGCCGCAGGAGTTCCTCGGGCTTGACAGAAGGATCCGTCAGCATCGCGGTAGGATCTCCCGGAGCAAGGTGCATTATCAAAAAAGAGACCAGCGAAACACCCAGCAAAAGAGGGATGAGGCTGATCAGGCGCTTGACAATATATCTTCTCATTTGGTGACGAACACCTTCTCTATGTTAAGGAACAATCCCGCCGGCCCGGGTTTTGAAAGCCCTCCCACTCTTTCTGATACCGCAACAACGGCCTTAGGGTACCAAAGAAAGAGATACGGCTGGTCCTCGGCTATTATCTTCTGCAATTGAGAGTAGATCTTTTTGCGGCTTTCCCTGTCCATGGTGGTGCGGCCTTTTTCCAGAAGGCGGTCAATTTTCGGATTCTTGTATTTCACAAAGTTGAGCCCCGACGGGTACTGCGATGAGTGCCAGATGCTGTACTGGTCCGGATCTATTCCGAGCGACCAGCCTATTATGACGGCGTCAAAATCCTTGGGATCCTTGTTTGCGTTGAGTATCCTCAACATCGCGCTCCACTCCATAACGCGGATGTTCACCTTTACACCTATCTTTTTGTACTGCCATTGGAGGATGACGGCCGCTTTTTCTCTTTCCTTGTTGCCCTGGTTGACCAGGATGGTGAACTCCAGCGGTTTTGAGCCTTTTTTTCTTATCCCGTCCGGGCCCTTTTTCCAGCCGGCCCCATCCAAAAGAATTTCCGCTATTTTTCTGTTAAGGGGATACTTTTCCACACTGCTTTCGTACGCCCAGGAGACCGGAGAGGACGGGCTGTAGGCGGCAGCGCCGGCGCCCAGAAAGATCAGGTTTATCAACTGCTGTTTATCTGTTGCATAAGCCAGCGCCTGCCTCACCCTCTTGTCAGAAAAGATCGGGTTGGCAAGATTGAATCCCAGGTATGTGTAGGTTAGAGCCTCATACTCATAGACCTTTACCCTCTTCAGTCGCTTTATCCTGCCCACCTCTCTGGGCGGCACATCGCTTTCATCTATCTGTCCCGACTCAAGAGCTATCAGCCTGGAATTTTCGTCCGGGATCATCCTGTAGATAATGGAAGAAAGGAGCGGAGCCCCCAGATGGTATTTCTCGTTCCTGACAAGAGTGGCGTGGTCGGAGGCCTTCCATTCCTTGAACTTGAAAGGCCCGGTGCCGACCGGCTTCTGGTTAAAGGACGAAGTGTTAAGGTCCTTTCCCTTTAACAGATGTGCCGGCAGTATTGACATCCCGGAGGATGCGAGAAAAGGGGCAAAGGGTCTTGGAAGGACCGCCTGTACAGTATAAGCGTCTATCACTTTGAACCTTATCGGTCTACCTTCAATTATATAATCGCTTCTTCTGACAGAATTCACTTTGGGATCAAGAATGGAATCAAAAGTGAACTTTACATCGCGCGCGGTAAAGGAAGCCCCGTCGTGCCATTTAACGCCCCTCCTCAGAAAAAAGGTAAAGACCTTTCCGTCCTTTGAAACCGTCCATCTTTCTGCCAGGTCCGGCACGATCTCGAGTTTTTCATTGATCTTTGTAAGCCCGTTAAAGATCGGCCCCTCAACCGAGGAAGAGGCCGAGTCCGCCGACAGTATCGGATTAAGTATCGAGATCTCGCCTCCGAGGGCAAAGACAAGATCGCCTTCGAGATCTGCGGTCCTTCCGCAGACTGCGGCGGACAGTAGTATGATCGTGAGCCAGATCGTTAAGATATTCTTCACTTTTACGCTCACATATTCGTCAATTCAAGCACTTTGCCTATCCCGCTCCTCTTATAGCCGGTTATCGTGTATCTCCCGGTTGCATCATCATATGTGTACATGATCTTGCCGGCGCTGTCTCCTTCCGAATAAGTCTTGCCCGTAAAAGGGTTCTTGGGAAGAGAAGCCATGTATTCTCCCGCGGCAAGATAGTTATCGTAAAGATTTTTAAGTGTTATGTCCTTTGCTATGGGATAAGTCTCGTTCTCCATGTTGTAGGATTCTACCCCGTATTGTACCGACCTCATCACCGATCTTACCGCCGCTTCTTTTGCCTTGTCCTGAACTCCCATGAACGAAGGGACCAGAAATGCCGCCAGAATTCCTATGATGCCTATCACTATGAGGATCTCGATCAGTGTAAATCCGCTGCTGCCATTCTTCAATCTTCTCACCTCCTTTATTGAAGGGACCCGAGTATCTTGGTTATGGGAGAAAGCACCGAAAGCGCGATAAAGGCCACCGCCGCTCCCGAAGCTATCGTGGCCGCCGGCTCCACAAAAGAAACAGCCCTTTTAATCAGTTCGTACGCTTCGTCTTCGAGGGCTTTACTGGAGCCTTTCATCATGTCCTCTGTTCTGCCGCTCTCCTGCCCCAGTCTTGCTGCAAAGACCAGTTCCTCATCAAAGTTATTATCGGTCTCAAATGCGCCGGCAAGGCTTTGCCCCTGCCTGACATTGTCAAGAACACCTTCGACGCTTTTTCTAAAGGCCGGGCTGCTCAAGGCTTTTGAGGTGTTGCTTAGGGCTTCGCAAAGAGGCAGTCCGGAGCTCAGCATATAGTACAGCATTCCGGCTATCCTGGAGCAGTTGAGCTTTTTTATTGTTTTTCCCATCAGCGGGACGCGCAGCCTGCAGGCCTCTAACGCGGGACCGAACTTTTTGGATGTTGAAAAATAGACGGCAAGCACAGCTGCAGCCGCCAGAAAGGTCAAAAGATAAGGGAGCAGTTTTACAAAGGAATACAGCACAACGACTTGTGCCGGCGGCTCTATCCCCATCTGGATAGAAAATCCTATCATCTGCGGGAACACATTAAAAAGAAAAAAGACAAGACAGGCGATAGAGGCCGTCATCACCGCCGCCGGATAGGCAAGAGAAGCTCTGATCTTTTTGCGTATCTCCGCCGTCTTTTCAAGATATTCCGCCGCAATAACCAGCCCCTGTTGAGTGCTGCCGCCGGCTTCGCAGGCGCCTATTATGGAAACCGCCTCCAGGTTGAAATACGGCTCCATAGAAGAAGCCAGCGTTGCTCCGCAGCTAACAGCCTTTTCCACATCCCCTCTAACCTTGGCCGCCTTAAGCGCCTTGACCAGCGGCACGCCGTAAGACAGCAAATGCGCCAGCCTTTTTATAACCGCGACCTGCTCTTTATTTGACAGCTTTTTCATAGAATTTTTACTGCCTGCTTTCCTATCCCAAAGAATTCTATTGCTGTCTCCGCTGTCTTTGCCTCCACCTCTTCTTTATTTATCTTTTTTACTTCCGCTATCATTTCCGCCACATACCTGACATATGCAGGTTCATTCCTCTGTCCGCGGAACTTTTGAGGGGCAAGATAAGGGCAGTCCGTCTCTATCATCATCCTTTCAAGCGGAACGGTCTTTACGACCTCTCTCATGCTATGCGCGTTCTTAAAGGTTATTACTCCAGTAAAAGAGATGTAATAACCCAGATCAAGGACCTTTTTTGCGTAGGCGCTGTCCTGCGAAAAGCAGTGAAACACCGCCTTTTGCCCTTTTGCCTCGCTGTTTAAGACCTCCAGCATTTTATCAGGAGCGCTGCGGCCGTGAAGGACCAGGGGAAGGCCGCTGTCCCTGGAAATCTCTATCTGCTTGACAAAGGCCTTTGTCTGCACTGCTTCGGGGACCTCATTGTTATAAAAATCCAGTCCTGTCTCTCCTACCGCCAGTGTTTTCTTGTTCTTAAGAAGAGCTGATAATTCGCTCAGAGAGCTTTCGTCCAGCTCCCCGGCATTATGGGGATGGATGCCCGCGCAGGCAAAAATGTTGGGATACCGCCCGGCAAGTTCCAGGCTTTTTTTTGAAGACTCTAGGTCAAACGCGGCGTTTATTATATACTCGACTCCGGCTTCCTTGGCCCTTTTAAGAACTTCCTCAAGGTCGCCGAACTGGCTCATGGTAAGGTGGGCGTGAGTGTCTATCAGCATTTTATTTTGCAAGCCGGGGGAACAGTGGGGACCCTTTTTGGACCTTGATATCTGCGTCTTTTTCTCTGCAACTGCCGCCTGCCCAGTCAAGTCCCATTTGCTGCCTCATCCGGACCGAAGTTTCGGGCATAAAAGGCTCTATCAGTATGGAGACCACCCTGAGGGACTCAAAAAGGTTGGCCATAACAGCGGCAAGTTCCTGCGTTTTACCCTGTTTGGCCAGCGACCAGGGTGCTTTCTGTTCTATGTAGCTGTTGGCAAAACTTATCAGCCCCCAAACTCCGGCAAGGGCCTCGGAAGGAAGGATTTCATCCATGGCCTGCTCATACTTTTTGGGAGTATCTATTATCAATTCTAAAAAAACGGCATCCTGGCTTGAGGCAGTAAGCTTTTGAGCTTTGGGGACCGTGCCGCCAAAGTATTTGTCTATCATCGTCAGGGTCCTGCTGAGCAGGTTCCCGAGGTCGTTGGCAAGGTCGCTGTTATACCTTGATATCAGCGCCTGGCGCGAAAAATCCCCGTCCGAGCCAAAAGGCACCTCCCTCATCAGGAAATACCTTACCACATCAAGCCCGAACTCTTCGGAAAGCACAACAGGGTCTACCGCATTACCCACCGACTTGCTCATCTTTTGCCCTTCTACCGTCCACCAGCCGTGGCCAAAAACTATGCCCGGAAGAGGAAGGTCAAGGGCCATCAGTATAGCCGGCCAGATCACCGCGTGGAACCTGACTATCTCCTTGCCCATAAGGTGGACATCGGCCGGCCACCACTTTGAGAATTCTTCCATGTCCTGCGGATATCCGATGGCAGAAATGTAGTTGACAAGAGCATCGAACCAGACATAGATGACATGACCGGGATCGAACGGGACCTGTATGCCCCAGGAAAAATTGGTCCTGCTCACATTTAGGTCCTTTAGCCCGCTCTGGATAAAATTCACGACCTCGTTCCTTCTTGAAGCCGGCCTGATAAAGTCTGGATGGGAATTGATATATGAAAGAAGCCTGTCCTGATACCTGGACAGGGCAAAAAAGTAGGCCTCTTCCTCTATCTTTTCCACAGGTCTTCCGCAATCGGGGCAGACCTTTTTGTCCTGCAGTTGGAATTCGGTCCAGTAGGCTTCGCAGGGCCTGCAGTACCAGCCCTGATAGGTGCCTTTATAGATATCACCTTTTTCATAGAGTTTCTGGAATATGCTTTGGACAGCTTTCTCGTGCTTCCTATCTGTAGTCCTTATGAACAAATCGTACGATATGTCCAGTTTTCCCCAGGCTTCTTTGAACTTTTGAACCATTGAGTCTACATGCTCCTTGGAAGATGTCCCCGCCTCATCTGCAGCTCTAGCAATTTTCATGCCATGCTCATCAGTCCCCGTTAAAAACTTCACATCAAGCCCTTTGAGCCTGTTCCATCTTGCAAGAACATCACATGCGATCTGGGTATAACCGTGCCCTATGTGAGGCACATCGTTCACATAATATATCGGACTGGTAATATAATATTTTGGGCTCATTTTATTGAATTATAGCATCTTGAGGCAAGTTCCGAACATAAAAGAGGACCGAGGAAAAGCAGGACTGTTGAAAAAACCAACACTTCGTCAGTTACGGGGTGGTCCTTTGATAAAAACCGATATTACAGTTCTTTCCGCCAGGAACAATACCTCCAACATTAGGCGGCCATAAAACCATGAACTGAATATGGAGATATTCGGTCCTATGGCACTGTGCTCCGCTTGGAGAAACATATACAAGACCTGTCTGGCTTCTGTTCACTATTGATGTCCCGTTGGCATTATCTCCGGCAATGATATTCCTATCCGAGTTATAGTACAGCTTTCCGTTATCCGGAACCAAGATTTCCGGACTTGACAGGATACTATCAAAACCCGGCTCCGCCTCGGGCACCGATGTTCCCGAAGTTCCTGTCAAAAAACTTTTTGTCTGCTGCGGGGTCGCGCTTGTAGATATGATAGGCACGGTATTGTATGAGATCGGGTTCCCGCCTTCTTTATAGATCCATTGTTTTCTTGCTATACCATTCATATCATTGGCCCATGCAAACCATCTCATGGTTGATGTCCTGGGATCAAGGATCCTTCCCTCGATCGGTCCCGGGACCTGTCTCAATATGTCTTTATCGCTATATACATAAACACTCCACTGCAGGTTCGGCTGGTCATAATAAGGGGCCTGTAAAGTCAGTCCGGTCTGGTAAAACCTTGAGGCTCCGTCACCGGTAAGATAGTTGCCGGGGGCTTCACTTCCGGCAATAGGATTAATACTATCGCCTTTTATCCAGATCGAAGGAAAAGGGCTGGTCGTCCGCCCTGGAGTCAGCAAAAATCCTGCCACATGGTTCAATACCGCCATTTTCTTGTCCGTGACATCTGCTTTTGTCACGCTAGGGCTCCCGTTCAGGTTATAAGCAACAACGGTCTGGGGCCTGTCAGCAGGCGACACATTCTCAAGCCCCAAATGAAAGAGCAGAGGCGTTGATTCAAATGTGGAAAATTTCCACCCGGGATCAGTATAACCCAGGCTGAATACGGGATAACCTATAGGAATATCCCCGGTCCCGGTGGAATCGGATATCGTAAAAGGCGCGCTTTCCGAGACAGCTGTATTTCCTGCCGTATTCTTTGCAATGATCTTTATCCTAACGGCGCTGGAATCCATCTGGGGAGTTGTCCATTCATAATTCCCCGTGTTGGAGATACCGGCAGCGATCGGCAGATAGACAGAACCTTCGCTCCGTGAATAATAAATTGAAATGCCGTCACCCCGCACAGGAAAACCTTCCGAAGACGCGTTCCAGGTTATCAGATGCTGTTCGCCGCACTTCCATCTTTCCCCCCCGAGAGGAGAAGAGAGCTCTATTTCCGGAAAATAGATCCGGTCAAGATACTTGGCAGTATCCGACATCGCAGAAAACATTCCGGCTTTGCTGCTCTCGCTTGACTCGATGAACCAGTTCGTCTCTCCCAGCCCGGATTTATCTATATTGAACCAGTTGTACGATTTGACCGCAGGGTACTGCGTCTTCATTTTGGCAAACGCGTCGATTATCCATGGCCCTTTCTTATCCCAGGTGGCCCAGTCATAGACCTCGGAACAGGCAAACTCGGCTATCATTACGGGTTTTCCAGGATGGGAAGATGTCAGCAGATCATAAGGCTGCCGAAAAAGCGCATCAAACGAGTTCCATCCCCAAGGCCTTGTACCTCCCCAGTTATAGTTATCTATAGCTATCCAGTCTACATAGTCGTCCCCCGGATAGTAATTGTCCGCATTATTCCAGGGCTCATCGGGAACGCTGCCCCCATACACGCACCAGACCCATGTGACATTGTCAGCTCCGGCGCTGGAAAAGATATCATGAACATGTCTCCACGCCGCGATATACTTTAGAGTTGACTCCAAACCTCCCCCATTCTGTTCTCCGCTCCACGGATACCAGTTGCCGTTCATCTCATGAGCAAACCTGAGAAATACCGGTTTATTGAAAGCTTTAATGGACTGCGCCCAGCTTGTGATATACGGATCAAAGTCGCCGTTAATGATATTCTGGAGGCTGTAGACCGGGTCACTTGCTAAATACTTCCAGGGTTCCCAGGTTATATGTGGGATACTGTCTCTATCGATCAGGGCATTACACTCCGCCGTCATAAATCCGTTGGCAGAGCTTCCCCAGGATTGGAACCACATCACCGAACCCAGATGACGGCCCATATTCGTCTCGTAAGACGGGAGATAGCTCAGGACCAGCGGGGGTTTTGAAGAATTGGCCGGCTCATAATCCACGAACGCACCAATATAACAGCCATCGATGTCTGCTCCGATCGTTCCATAAAGGTCCGTTGCACTGCACAATGACACTGCAGATAAGAGAATGATGCTTGCAGCCAGTATTTTTGCTTTCATATGCACGACCATATATCGTTCGGGAACATGTGCGATTTCAGGCCCGTCTTCTTCTCACCGTCAATCGACGGGGAAAAGTATCCTTATGTGGGAAACATTCTTGAGGGCGGAGTTTGCCCATTTTGGAAGGGGTTTGCTCATGTCGCTGTCCAGCCAGAGCCTTGGCATTGGCTCCCAGCTATTCTTTCCGGCATACTTTACCTGCACTATGAACCTCTCCAGCAGGTCCTGAGCAATGGTATCCGAATCGATATTCAGGGGTCTGTACACCGGCCTAAGATAAGAAGAGAACAGCGGCATCAGTCCTTCCAGAGGTTTTCCTTTTATCGAAGTAGGACCTACTACCATCCACTGGGTCAGCAGCCTGGCATTTCCCATTTCGGGGCTCATGCCGTGATCCGAAGGGATTATCTGAAAACCTCCGACCTTTCCCTTGGGGGAAGTAGAAATATCTATAACCCCGGTATGATTGGCCCTTATCCTTCCGGTCGAAGAGTACAGCCCTCCCCCGAACCTTCCTATCCCCTGAACCGGCTTGAGGACTTCGGCTATTACAATATCCTGGGACCCTGTGTAGTCCACGCTGACTGCTCCGCCAAACCTGTTCTCAAAGATTATTTCCCTCGGATACTTAAGCGGCCTTTCTACCGGAATTATTATCCTGTCGCCAAGCTGCGGGACATAGCCTTCTTCAACTTCACTTTCTGTACTTCCGGCACGGGCAAATAACACCCTGTTGCCCACCATCGGAGAATAGCTGCCGCCAAATATCGAAGTTCCTCCCTGGATAGCGGTATATAGAGAGGAATTTGGGCTTACATACGAGTTGTAATTGCCGGGAAGGTCAAGCGCCTCTTTTGGGACTATTGAAAAAATGATCCCTCTGCCTTCCCTCGTGTTGGTCCCGGTCTTGATGTGTATGGCATTGACCGCGGTGGCCGCCACTCTTCCCGTCTTTGCCCATTTGCTGGCGGTATATCCCCTGCTATTTGTCCTTGCACAAGGATAGAGGACCCTTCCGACCGCCTCTTTTGACACCCCTCCGTCATGGCTGACGCTTATCAGCCCGTCCCTTGAATTTTCTATCTCTATCCTCAACAGTTCTACGCTGCGGCCCTCGTCCATGGCAAAACAATTCATCCCCATTAAAAAAAACAATAAGATCCCTATACCAAATCTTTTAACATTGGACATTGGAAATTGGAAATTGGAAATTGGAAATTGGAAATTTGCCATTAGAAATACATCTTTCCCGCCGCTATCAGCCCCGCCAGGGCCAGCAGCCACATGTACACTATCGTCTTTTTAAGTATATCCTGCACATTTATGTTAAGGTTGTTAGCTATCCAGACATTGTGGGTATTGGTGGGATCGCAGACCCCCTGCAGCTGGCCCACCGACATGAGCGCGGCCATTATTGCCGCCGGTGACAGCACTTTGGATGAGAGCAGAAGACCAATGAGCCCGGCCCCCATTCC from Candidatus Margulisiibacteriota bacterium harbors:
- a CDS encoding dipeptide/oligopeptide/nickel ABC transporter ATP-binding protein, whose protein sequence is MLELRNITKEFKGSRALDGISLKVEEGEVLGIIGESGSGKTTLARAACRLIEVDKGEVLFEGARDIRRFRDNIQMIFQEPVSSLDPRIKIGDSLMEALIIHNKASSASHRRAVANKLTEVGLDTGLYHRYPHELSGGQCQRACIARALLTEPRLLVLDEPVSSLDLEVQKTVIDLLLDLKKKNSLTYLFITHDIALAKDFCTRIAVMKSGKLIEEGRTADLLNCPKDPYTSSLIEYSL
- a CDS encoding ABC transporter ATP-binding protein; translation: MLEIRGLATYYYSDNETVKALDGASLSLGKGQMVGLSGASGCGKSTLGLSLMQLIEPPGKIVKGSIKLDGRQLLGLPKEEIRQLRGKSISMVFQDPFTTLNPVLTIGDQLSECLRHHFSMGRKEAKERAVEALAKVKINDPAKRYASYAHELSGGMRQRVMIAMAVLCGARYLIADEITSALDVISQRHIMLLLEELRTKEGLSVLLISHNRPLLARHCSRIYEMKDGKCLN
- a CDS encoding ABC transporter permease, giving the protein MKKFKKNKLALFGAAILLFMALAAAFAPALSPYDPNELGNTALEAPSAAHLLGTDDYGRDIFSRILFGARVSLTIGFVAVSISVLIGSLLGALAGYYGGAADSVIMRSVDVMLAFPSIFLILAVQAVLSPNIYNVMIVIGLTSWMGVARLVRGEFLSVKERPFVEALRCLGSSDIRIIFKHILPNSFAPVTVAATLGMAGAILTESALSFLGMGVQPPYASWGNMLQDSQAYLRLAPWMALVPGLFIFMTVLSIYFVGEGIRGASDPKEN
- a CDS encoding ABC transporter permease, with protein sequence MRRYIVKRLISLIPLLLGVSLVSFLIMHLAPGDPTAMLTDPSVKPEELLRLRQNWGLDRPLIVQYFYWLWHAIRFDFGTAYMLNRPVSAVIAERLPATLLLMGTSFAVTLLIAVPLGVLSAAKKKGWFDNLVTVISFAGMSIPSFWLALMLMLLFSVKLNLLPAGGMYDPSLQTPSFLKSAIDVALHMALPVATMVIVALAGITRYVRSSMLEALSQNYIKAARARGLFERTVIFKHALRNALLPLITLIGLSLPELFGGAFIVETIFAWPGMGRLGVAAVFSRNYPVIMGVVMFSAFLIVIGNLLADVCYALADPRIRYEKVQKK
- a CDS encoding peptide-binding protein codes for the protein MKNILTIWLTIILLSAAVCGRTADLEGDLVFALGGEISILNPILSADSASSSVEGPIFNGLTKINEKLEIVPDLAERWTVSKDGKVFTFFLRRGVKWHDGASFTARDVKFTFDSILDPKVNSVRRSDYIIEGRPIRFKVIDAYTVQAVLPRPFAPFLASSGMSILPAHLLKGKDLNTSSFNQKPVGTGPFKFKEWKASDHATLVRNEKYHLGAPLLSSIIYRMIPDENSRLIALESGQIDESDVPPREVGRIKRLKRVKVYEYEALTYTYLGFNLANPIFSDKRVRQALAYATDKQQLINLIFLGAGAAAYSPSSPVSWAYESSVEKYPLNRKIAEILLDGAGWKKGPDGIRKKGSKPLEFTILVNQGNKEREKAAVILQWQYKKIGVKVNIRVMEWSAMLRILNANKDPKDFDAVIIGWSLGIDPDQYSIWHSSQYPSGLNFVKYKNPKIDRLLEKGRTTMDRESRKKIYSQLQKIIAEDQPYLFLWYPKAVVAVSERVGGLSKPGPAGLFLNIEKVFVTK
- a CDS encoding prepilin-type N-terminal cleavage/methylation domain-containing protein, coding for MKNGSSGFTLIEILIVIGIIGILAAFLVPSFMGVQDKAKEAAVRSVMRSVQYGVESYNMENETYPIAKDITLKNLYDNYLAAGEYMASLPKNPFTGKTYSEGDSAGKIMYTYDDATGRYTITGYKRSGIGKVLELTNM